ATCCAGTAACCGCCTTCAGTCACACCCTCAGCCCAGTCGCCAATTTCCTGCCCTAATCCCTCACGCGAATAACTTAAAAAAATTGCCGCATTTGCAGAACGTCGCAGCATTGCTTGCTGTAGGTGTTGAGCAATTGCTTGGCGACCAAATGGTTTGGACGGTCTGTTTCTTGCTTCAATCACAATTGACAATTCTATTGCCGCCAGGGATTTGCTGGTCAGTTTCACCAAAATATCGCCAGTATCCCCGTCATTACCAATATGCTCTACCTCTATGCCATTAGACTTTGACCAATTTTGCAATTCTGCAACAACTAACTCTTCATAGCTAATGCCTTTTGCTATGGTCTGTTGTAGTGTCTGTTTTGCTACCTGTTGGTCACGAATTTCTCTGGTCAGTTTTTCAACTTGTTCAGCCAGGGGCTTGATAGACTCAGCCACAACGCTTCTCACCGCTACTGCCAAAGTACCGTTTTCTTTAGTGACATTTGCCAACGCTGCCTTGAATGCACCTTGAATCGAATCTGAGCGTTTGGCATCTAATAAATTACGTAACGTTTGAAGGAAGCGACCGACAACAGAAGTTTCTCTAGCTGGGTCTATATCCTGTGTCAGCAAGATGCTAACGTTGTTGAGTTTTTCTGTGAGAATCGCAGCAGTATAGTGAATTTGGTTTTGCAGAGGCGCTAGTAATTGACCGTTATTTGTGCCAATTTGATTAACTAATTCTTGCTGAAAGGACTCAGCAATGACTTGGACTGCTTGCTGAAATTCCACCAACACTAATTCCATCTGCTGCTTAACTACTTCGTTGCTATGCCGAGCTTGAGTGGTTTGCAAGCACAGAAATCCCAACTCCAAAGCATCGAAACAAATCTCTTCATATTCTGACTGGGGAAATTGTTTGAGGTAGCTGACGGCATTGGTGAGGGGTACTGCCATGCGATAAATCAGGACATGGGTTTCTGTAATTTCAATACTAGAGGGCTGATAGTGAGAGTCCTGAGTAGCGCGGTTCATGAATTAGTTGGTAGCTGGTGACTATAACAAGCACCCTACTACCTGCTTTTTATCTCGGTCAAGGAGATGGACAAAAGTTTTGTCAATTTGCAAAAACTGAGCGATTAATTTGGCGGTTGAGAATGATGCCACCCTTCTAATAAAGGTTGAATGACCTCAGCGTTGGTGAGTAAAAAATCAGCGACAGCCATAATTCTTTGGTAAGGTAATCCAGCAGCACGGCGGCTGGCTTGTCCACCTAGCCAATGATATGTGGTGGATTTTGAGATGGAGCAGATTTTGGCTAGTTCTTCATAACCTAATCCCCAACGGTAGCTAAAGTCTTGGGGAGAGATGAACATTTGGTTGTGCAGTTCCAGTAACTGCTGATGTTGAGTCTCAGACATAATTGCCCCTAAGCTGTTCTAAGGACGACTGGTCTAGGGGTTCGATATCTTCCTCAAAAGCGAAGTCGCAGATACAGATTTCACGAGAAGGACTGTGTTCATCTAATAGAACCAAGTAGTGTAAGCCTGTGGCAATACAACTGGCTTGGTGGGTGTAGATAACTCCAATGATGCAACCAAAGTCAGCATTGGGTACTTGAAACCAGCGCACCCATTCACCAAGGCTAAATTTCTGCTGAGGTAAATTACTTGGAATTACTTCTGGTAAAGCGACTGGCGGTATTTGGGCGAGGATATCAGACATAGAGGCTTTCCCATATCTCAAAAACTATCAAGCATTCTTCAGTAAATTAATTTTTTCGAGTATTACTACTTTAGCAAACAAACATTGTGACACATTATTAAACATTGTTAAACGTTGAGCTAGTTAGTACAACTGTTGAGAAGCGAATATCTGGTAACTCTGAGAAAAGATTCCTGAAGTTCTTGGGTGCGTTCTTTCCTTGGGTGATTCGGTAAACCGAATAGTTAGGTTCGGTTTACCGAATCTAAATCTAAGCATTCAGATTTTAACCAGCTTGCTGCCAAGATACCCGACTGAACTTTGATGGCAATGGTACTTGGTCAAAAGTTCTGTTTTTTTCGTTTATGGCAGACTTTGAAGTGATTAAATGTAAGTTATGGAGCGAGAAGTTGTTGTACATCCACCTTGGTACATCGAACCCCAGGAGGGAGAGAGTATCAGTCACTATTTTGGTCGATTTAGGCGACACGAAGCTGTTTGCGTATCGTCGCCTGGAACTTTAAGTAAAGCCGCAGGAATTGGCCCAGTATTAGCAAGATGGGAGAAATTTCGGTTTAATCCCTTTCCCAGTCAAAAGGAATTAGAAGCTATTGGTAAATTAATCAGCTTGGATGCAGACCGAATTGCTAAAATGCTCCCACCCAAGGGTGAAAAAATGAAACTAGAGCCAATACGCTTGTGTGCTGCGTGTTATGCAGAGCAGCCGTATCATCGATTGGAGTGGCAGTTCCAATCTACAGTTGGGTGTGTTCGCCATCAGTTACGTTTGCTTTCAGAATGCCCTTTTTGTAAAGAACGTTTTGCTATCCCAGCGTTATGGGAACAGGGAGAGTGCAGAAAATGTCATGCCCCTTTTAGAAGTATGGCAAAGCGTCAGAAGCCTTACTAAGTTAAATCACTGCAATCTAGTTATTGTGGTTAAAATTTTTAGTCATTTACTGTACAAGCATTAACAGGGCTTCACAGTTAGCAGTTGTTTTTAATAACCTCTAACAAAAATAAAGCCAATCAGCCGGGTATAAAATACCTTTTTGCCTTCCAGTGGTAACATGAGTGATTGTCTGTAAAAAGACATTTATTTAATTGATTGGGTTAAACAGAGAGTAAGTTAGCAAAAAGTTCATTAATGCTGGCTTTGTTTATACTCGCTATCAATAAGTGCTAATACCCACGAAGTAAAGGCAAATTTCTGCTCATCACAAAGTCAGGGATTCTACTGTTATGGCAAAACTCACCCTTCCGAAGCTGGAACGCCACCTTTTTGCGGCGGCTGATATTTTGCGCGGGAAGATGGACGCTTCTGAATATAAGGAATTTATTTTTGGGATGCTGTTCTTAAAGCGGGCTGCTGATGTGTTTGATGGGCGCTATCAGCAAATTGTTAAAGAATTTATGGATAAAGGAGAGAGTGAGGAAGCTGCTAAGGAAAAGGCGGACAACCCTAAACGTTATGTTCCGACTAATACAGAAGCTTATACGTTATTTGTACCACCACAATCTCGTTGGAGTACCATAGTTAATACTTTTCATCAACAGATAGGCAATAAACTTAATACTGCCTTACACAGCCTTGCTGATGCTAACCCGGCAGTGTTGCGGGATGTTTTTGACCATATTGATTTTAATAAACAAGTGGGTGGCAAGAGTACGTTAAGCGATTTGCAGTTACGTCAAATGATAGAACATTTTGACAAGCGATCGCTACGTAACGAAGATTTAGAATTTCCTGATTTGTTGGGTGCGGCTTATGAGTATTTAATTTATTTCTTTGCTGACTCTGCTGGTAAAAAAGGCGGTGAATTTTATACTCCCCGTGGGGTGGTGAAGTTAATGGTGCGAATTGTCAACCCCCAAGAAAGGATGGAGGTTTATGACCCCTGCGTGGGTTCGGGGGGAATGTTAATTTTGTCTAAGCAGCACA
Above is a genomic segment from Aulosira sp. FACHB-615 containing:
- a CDS encoding helix-turn-helix domain-containing protein produces the protein MSETQHQQLLELHNQMFISPQDFSYRWGLGYEELAKICSISKSTTYHWLGGQASRRAAGLPYQRIMAVADFLLTNAEVIQPLLEGWHHSQPPN
- a CDS encoding TniQ family protein, producing MEREVVVHPPWYIEPQEGESISHYFGRFRRHEAVCVSSPGTLSKAAGIGPVLARWEKFRFNPFPSQKELEAIGKLISLDADRIAKMLPPKGEKMKLEPIRLCAACYAEQPYHRLEWQFQSTVGCVRHQLRLLSECPFCKERFAIPALWEQGECRKCHAPFRSMAKRQKPY